One Nostoc sp. CENA543 genomic window, TTGCAGCGCATATTTGCGGCGACCAAGTATTTGATGAAGGTTGGCAATCAATTAATGAAGACCGCCGCTATTATTTTGATTGTGTAATAGCACCCCACGCCAAACAAGTTGACACAGCCCTCGATAAACTCGCTGATTTACCCGTGCGGATGTACGCTACCGGACACGGGCCGATAGTGCGTTATGGCTTAATTGAACTAACTCACGCCTACCGAGAATGGATTCAACAACAAGCTTCGGCTGACTTGACAGTAGCGTTAATTTATGCTTCGGCTTATGGAAATACAGCGACTTTGGCACAGGCGATCGCGCGTGGTATTACTAAAGCTGGGGTTGCTGTGGAGTCAATTAACTGCGAATTCACTGAACCGGAGGAAATTCGGGCGGCGGTGGAAAAATCGGCTGGCTTTGTCATTGGTTCACCTACCCTTGGTGGTCATGCACCTACACCCGTACAAACAGCGTTAGGAATTGTGTTATCTACCGCCACTAACAATAAACTAGCTGGTGTATTTGGTTCGTTTGGCTGGAGTGGGGAAGCCGTCGATTTAATTGAAAGCCGACTCAAAGACGCAGGTTATCGTTTTGGTTTTGATACCATCCGCGTCAAGTTCAAACCCAATGAAGCAACTTTGCAATTATGTGAAGAAGCGGGAACTGACTTTGCCCAAGCTTTGAAGAAAGCCAAGAAAGTCCGTACCACCAGCCAACCCGCCACCAACGTCGAACAAGCAGTGGGACGCATTGTGGGTTCGTTGTGTGTTGTCACCGCCAAGCAAGGGGAAGTATCTAGTGCAATGTTAGCCTCTTGGGTAGCGCAAGCCAGCTTTAATCCTCCAGGTTTAACTATTGCTGTGGCTAAAGATAGAGCAGTAGAAAGCTTGACACACTCAGGGAATCAATTCGTTCTCAACGTTTTGAAAGAAGGGAATCATTTAGGCTTGATGAAACATTTCCTCAAACCCTTTGGCCCTGCACAAGACAGATTTGCTGATGTAGCGACGGAAGAAGCTGTTAACGGTAGTCCCATCCTCAAAGATGCACTAGCGTATTTAGAATGCTCAGTGCAGAACCGGATGGAATCAGGCGATCATTGGTTAGTGTATGCGACTGTGGATAATGGCCGGGTGTTAAATCAGGATGGTGTGACAGCCGTGCATCATCGTAAGTCAGGTAATCATTATTAAATGGGCATGGGGTTATATTGGCACAACTTTCAATGGCAACCAGACCCGTTACCAGAAGATAGACAGCGCGGATATTACACAATTAAGTTTCGGGGTAAGGGTGGCAAGTACCAAGAAATTGGCTTAGACCACCAGACATCTTCGTTGCTCAAAAAATACTGACGGATGGCTAGTGATAAGATGCCAGTATTCCCCAATATGTCACCCAACCAAAAAAAACGGGGGTTGCCGTTGAGCTTTTAGACTCGCTACCGCTACGCGATCGCTCTAATAACGCTATATATAAGTTATGCTGCAAATCTCTAATAAAATCACTATCCCCGATAGCGAACTCGAAATGAGCGCGATTCGTTCTCAAGGAGCAGGGGGTCAAAACGTCAACAAGGTTTCTACTGCCATTCACTTACGTTTTAACATTGAGGCTTCATCATTACCCACTTTCTACAAAGAACAGCTTTTGAAACTGAATGACCGACGCATTACCCAAGAAGGGGTTATTGTCATCAAATCTCAAGAACATCGCAGCCAAGAGCAAAACCGTGAGGAAGCTTTAGAACGACTCAAAGAACTGATTAAAAGCGCAGTTGTAATCAAGAGAAAACGCAAACCCACCAAACCAACTCGCAGTTCTCACTCCAAACGTCTTGACAGTAAAACTAAGCGAGGACAAATTAAGTCCATGAGAAGGCAGATCATTGATTAAAGTATGATCCTCTTCAACCAAAAACCCAGCCGGAATGACTGGGCTTTTGTTGGGGTTATCTTCCCCAGGGTAATTTATAGAAGTTATTGATAAGTCGCTTTACTAATAATGACTACCACGCTTAAATAGCAAATTCCAGAAAATTAGAGACTTCCAAAGAAGAAATTATTTTAATTTTGGCACGATGAACCCAAAAGGGGCTTTGACTTGTGTTGAAAGTAGGGAATAGGGAAAAACCTGTCTGATTTAGGATTTTTTGAGAACTTTTTAACTCAACAATACATCCTCTGCTAGATTTGGGAAGCTCACTGATTTGAGACTATGTATATATACATACATAAATTCAAAGATGAGAGTTAGCATCCAGAAGACAATAGATATTCTTGAGAAAATTAATCAATCAGAGTCAGGAGTTGGACTCAGGAACGAAGCTTGTCGTTCCAAATTCTTTATTTATCCCCACACTACATCCAAAGTTTGTCTCTTCCTGCATGGCTTTACGGCAGGCCCATATCAATTTGAGCCACTTGGCAAAGCTTTATTTAGTCAAGGATACAATGTCTTAGTTCCCTTACAACCAGGTCACGGACTAGCAGGAGATTGGAATCGTCAAAACCCTCCCCCACTCCCAACAGATATTAAGACTTATCAAGAGTTTGTACTGGAGTGGTTGCAGATTGCCAAAACCCTTGGTGAACAAGTCGTAGTCGGTGGATTATCCACGGGAGGAACTTTAGCGGCTTGGCTAGGATTGGAATATCCCCAACAAGTTGAACGGGCTTTATTGTTTACGCCTTATTTAGCTAATCGAAATTTTTTATTTACTATATTAATTAAAATTTTGCCAATTTACTTTGAGTGGTTCAACAAAGACGCATCTGGTAATTTTGGTTATAAAGGTTTTCGGATTCCAGCACTACGCATATTTTTAGAATTGGGAGAACGGCTTTTCCAACAGGCTCAAACTCATACTTCTGCACCTATTTTAATGGTGTGTAGTGAGAGCGATCGCGCTGTTAGTCTCTCTAAACAGCAGGATTATTTCACAATGATACTCAAGCAGCAGCCGAAATCCTGGTATTACTGCTTTGATGAATCCCTAGAAATTGAACATCGAATGATGACCAAAATGGAAGATAATGATTATGAGGAACTAGTAATTACCTTAGCCAAAGTATTTGTAGAGAGTGATTTAACTTGGCAACAGTTTCAGGAAATGGCAATGAGGATAATACAGGGAAAATCCTATTACCCAATTCAGCAAAAATTGAAACTTGATCCTCAAGCTTTCCAACAGCTATCTGCAATGATGACTCGACGTTTTGGTTGTGATGATCTCAAATGTATCAATCCGAATCTTAAAGTTTAGATACACAATATTTTTTGCAATTAACCCTAATCCCTATTAGGGATTGAAACTTGTGCAGATTAAGCGATCACGATCACCGAAGGCGGGTCTTTGACGTTTAAGTATTACTCATGGGGATAAGGGCTGATTTAAAGCTGTGATAAAGATTACTTGAAATACTAGTGTTCATATAAGGAATGTGTGATGATAACCTCGTTCAAGATTAGACTTGGCAAACTTTGCCCAGAATACCCAGAAAACTATGATTTTTAGGGGGCTGGCAAGCAAAGAGACTTACTAATGCTGAGTTGGCAATATAACGAGGTATAAAGCCATGAATTTTCTCTCCTCAAAGAAGCAATCATCAATGGCTATAGTTGGGGCATTGATGATAACTCTAGGAGTAGAGCGAAGTGCTGCGGCCGCTACATTCAACCCTGCTCCTATTTTCGATAGCGCAGCTAACTACGTTACCACGATTCCTAGAAGTGATGGTGGTGTAGATGCTGCTTATATCTATTACCCAGTTGTTTCCAATACCGATAAGAGTTCACTGCCCATTGCTTTGTTCTTGCAAGGTGCGCTGGTTGACAAGTCCGACTACTCAACGTTCGCTAGCACCGTGGCTCGTTATGGGTTTGTAGTAGTCGTACCTAATCACATCAGAACTGCAATCAGTCCAATGGGTGCAGTTACAGGATTGCTCGCTGAACAGCAGCAGGTAAATGATGTTCTGACTTATATGCAGAGTGAGAAATCTCAGGGAACATCACCTGTTGCTAATCTACTTGACCCCAGTACCCTAGTCTTGCTTGGTCACTCATTTGGAGGAGCAGTAGGAATTGCTGCAATTCAGGGTGACTGTTTTTTTGTTTTATGTACGAAAGAT contains:
- a CDS encoding diflavin flavoprotein, coding for MQVNKPRDIQVMPIGTDTTIVRSRSWSRLRFEIEYALAKGTTANSYLIQGDKVALIDPPGETFTQIYLEALQQRFDVKAIDYVILGHVNPNRAATLKALLEIAPQITFVCSNPGAINLRGALENQDLPILVMRGDETLDLGKGHHLQFIPTPNPRYADALCTYDPQTEILYSDKLFAAHICGDQVFDEGWQSINEDRRYYFDCVIAPHAKQVDTALDKLADLPVRMYATGHGPIVRYGLIELTHAYREWIQQQASADLTVALIYASAYGNTATLAQAIARGITKAGVAVESINCEFTEPEEIRAAVEKSAGFVIGSPTLGGHAPTPVQTALGIVLSTATNNKLAGVFGSFGWSGEAVDLIESRLKDAGYRFGFDTIRVKFKPNEATLQLCEEAGTDFAQALKKAKKVRTTSQPATNVEQAVGRIVGSLCVVTAKQGEVSSAMLASWVAQASFNPPGLTIAVAKDRAVESLTHSGNQFVLNVLKEGNHLGLMKHFLKPFGPAQDRFADVATEEAVNGSPILKDALAYLECSVQNRMESGDHWLVYATVDNGRVLNQDGVTAVHHRKSGNHY
- the arfB gene encoding alternative ribosome rescue aminoacyl-tRNA hydrolase ArfB yields the protein MLQISNKITIPDSELEMSAIRSQGAGGQNVNKVSTAIHLRFNIEASSLPTFYKEQLLKLNDRRITQEGVIVIKSQEHRSQEQNREEALERLKELIKSAVVIKRKRKPTKPTRSSHSKRLDSKTKRGQIKSMRRQIID
- a CDS encoding carboxylesterase; this encodes MRVSIQKTIDILEKINQSESGVGLRNEACRSKFFIYPHTTSKVCLFLHGFTAGPYQFEPLGKALFSQGYNVLVPLQPGHGLAGDWNRQNPPPLPTDIKTYQEFVLEWLQIAKTLGEQVVVGGLSTGGTLAAWLGLEYPQQVERALLFTPYLANRNFLFTILIKILPIYFEWFNKDASGNFGYKGFRIPALRIFLELGERLFQQAQTHTSAPILMVCSESDRAVSLSKQQDYFTMILKQQPKSWYYCFDESLEIEHRMMTKMEDNDYEELVITLAKVFVESDLTWQQFQEMAMRIIQGKSYYPIQQKLKLDPQAFQQLSAMMTRRFGCDDLKCINPNLKV
- a CDS encoding alpha/beta hydrolase codes for the protein MNFLSSKKQSSMAIVGALMITLGVERSAAAATFNPAPIFDSAANYVTTIPRSDGGVDAAYIYYPVVSNTDKSSLPIALFLQGALVDKSDYSTFASTVARYGFVVVVPNHIRTAISPMGAVTGLLAEQQQVNDVLTYMQSEKSQGTSPVANLLDPSTLVLLGHSFGGAVGIAAIQGDCFFVLCTKDFNRPDELKAGVFYGTNFRIGQSSGGLPIIDNDDIPIALVQGNLDSVATPANAQETYAGIQDPPKAFITIPGANHYGITNEDNLLREPIRPTLGQDVAIETIARWSALFLRGTVLNDKGAFDYVFNSGDALDPNVNVESVTKPIPEYTSVVSLLGLGVIGASSLLTRKQKSVIK